The genomic region GTTTTTTGTTATGGTGAAAGGAGCCGTCGCACCTTTCTTTTCCTTGAATGCCCTTAAAACCTCCTCATATTCCGCAACGGTTGTCGGTCTGGAAAGCCCCAGTTCCTTCAGCCAATCCCCTCTTAAAAGCGGTGCGACATATACCGTGTTAATATCGTCACCCCTAAAGCAGGCAAAACCATATAATACTCCGTCGTCGGTTCTTACCTGTTTATTCTTCTCAGGATCGGTTTCCAACACTTTCAAATAATCGGGAGCATATTTCTCGATTAAATCATTCAGCGGAAGAATTACGTTATCCTGTAAAGCCTTTTCAGCACCGCCGGGATACCAGGTACCCCATGGAGCATCAATTATATCAGCCATGTCCCCGGAAGCTATCATCAGGTTCAGCTGCTGCTGTTCCTGCCCCTGTGTCGGATGAACCCATTCAATTTCAATCCCCGTTCGCTTTGCCAGTTCCTTCGCAAATTCAGTATCCGCAATGGTTTTTGACGAAGCAGACACCTTCGGGTCCAGTTTTAACCAGTAAGTTAATTTTCCGCCGCCTTTAACCGGATAAGTTATTTCTTCTTTCGACAAATCGCTTGCAGCACTTTCAGCGACCGTCGGGGTCTGGTTAACGTCATTGCCTTCTGCAGGCGTCTTCGCCGTTTAATCCGAGCACCCCGCCAGTAAAGTCATAGCCAGCACAAAGCTTATTACCACCGTTATCGTTCTCATAAGCTTTCCTCTCATAACATTTCCTCCTTAACTTAAAATTTTATTTCCTACGTTTATCATTCAGCCGATAAACGTTAACGGTCTAATTCAGCCCTTAACCGCTCCAATCATGACGCCTTTTACAAAATATTTCTGAAGAAACGGGTATACAAAAAGTATTGGCAGTGTTGCCACAATTATGGTTGCATAGCGGACGGTTTCGGAAATTGCGAGCTTGTCGCCCGTATCTCCGGTTGCAGTCGCCACCATGCTGCTTGAGTCATTGTTAATAAGAATTTCCCTTAGTATAAGCTGAAGCGGGTATTTTGTTCTGGACTTCAGGTATATCATTGCATTAAACCAGCCATTCCAGTGCCCTACTGCATAATACAGGATTAAGACCGCCACTGTTGGCATTATTAACGGAAATAATATTCTGAAAAGAATGGTGAAATGGTTCGCCCCGTCTATTCTTGCCGCTTCTTCCAGGCTGTCCGGCACCGACAAAAACGCCGTTCTCATTATAATCATGTTATAACTGCTGATTGCTCCGGGCAATATCAGCGCCCAGATGGTATCATACAGACCCAACTGCTTAATGTTTAAATAATTGGGAATGAGCCCTCCGTTAAAATACATTGTTATGACAATCAAAAACATCATCAGCCTGTTCCACATCACATTTTTCCTTGAAACGAAGTAAGCCGTGATGGACGTAAGTATAATATTTACCGTCACTCCAACTAATACCAGTGTTATAGTGTTGATATATCCGTTCTCCCCCTTACCACAGGCTCATGTCATTATATTTCCTGCTCAGCCTGTTTGCACAGATTAACATGACAAAACTAACCACCGAATTGAAAAGTCCAACCGCCGTACTGTAATCGTAACGGAATTCCTGAAGGCCTTTCCTGTAGACAAAGGAAGAAATAACGTCGGACGTTTCATAAATTGCAGGATTATATAACAGGATTATTTTTTCAAACCCCAAATTCATGATATTACCAATCCTGAGTATGAATAAGGTCACAACTGTCGGCATGATCCCCGGTACGGAAATATGTATTACCTGCTGAAATCTATTGCAGCCGTCAATTTTTGCTGCTTCATACAGTTGTTGATCTATTCCTGCCAATGCTGCAAGAAATATAATTGATCCCCATCCGAACTCCTGCCAGATGTCGGATATAACATAGACAGGTACAAAATACTGGGGATAACCCAGCAATGTTTTCCTTGTCCCGCCAAACAGTGCAATTATGTCATTTATCACACCGGTGTCTCTGGTAAAATCAATAATCATTCCGCAGACAACAACCGTTGACAGGAAGTGCGGAAGATAAGAAACGGTCTGTACCGTCCGCGCAAAATACCTGTTTTTTATTTCATTAAGTAACAGGGCAAATATAATGGGAACGGGGAAACCGAAAATCAGGTTTGTAATGTTTATAACTATTGTATTCTTCACCGTTCTCAGAAAAAACACACTGTTTACAAAATCCCGGAAATGTTTCAAACCAATCCACGGACTTTTTAAAATTCCCAGATTTGGACTGAAGTTTTTAAAAGCAATGATCACACCGTACAGCGGTTTGTAACAGAATAAAACATAATACAGAACCACCGGTATAATCATCAGATACAGGGATTTATTCAAAACAAAATCCCTTTTCACTCTTTGCCGGAACGTATATTTGTTTTGACCGGCAAGTTTTGCCTTTGATTTTGACAGCATACTACCACCGCTTACCTTTATTTTGTTTTCAGCAGAACTAAACAGTTTTAAAGTTTGGAACTGCTCTGTCATCTGGTTTATAGTTTATTGGGTCTGTATACCGAAAGCCATAGACAGAATAAAAAAAGGGTTACAAAATCTAAAATGTTAGATTTTGTCCCTGTGCAAATCTGAATCCGTTGGAACCGGTTGTATACCTTTGATTAATTGAACTTTTCCCTGTACTTTCCGGGTGTGATACCCTCTGTTTTTGTAAATACCCGCGTAAATGTTTTTACATTCGTATACCCCACTTTTCTGGCTATTGTCTCAAGGTTGCCGTATTCGGATTTTAATAATTTTTTGGCCTCCTCTATTCTTACCATATTGATATAATCCAGCAGGCCTATGCCTACCTGTTGTTTAAACAGTCTTGACAGATAATTGGGATGTAAATCAAATCTGTCGGCAATAGTAGAGACGTTAAGTTCTTCGTCCATATAGTTTTCCCTAATGTAATTAATGATTTCATCTTCGGCACGCCTCGTCCCTTTTCTTTCATTATTAATCTTTTCGCATATGTCCTTCAGCACAATTAGAAGCTGTTCCTTGACCTTGTTCAGATTTTTGCTCTGAATCAACCTTTCTATTGTGTCGATTTCGCTCTGGTACTTCTGACTGTTACTGTTTATAAAACTGTTAAGCGTGTTTATTATCGTGCCGATAATGTCGCATTTGAAGCACTGTGCCATATTTTTGCTTAAAGTAAGGTTATTCAGGTTATAATTGAATAATTCATCCAGTATGTTTTTAATTCTCTCATACTGTCCTGATTTAACGGCATTCACAAGCGCATCCTTCATGACCGGCGGATAGAAATACGTATGACTGTTTTCATTTAACAGGAATTTTTTCGCTTCGCTGTATACGAGTATATCCTCTCCGCCTACTATCTCCTCAAACTCAAGCAACTGCCTGGTTTCCTTGTAGGACTGTTTTATAAAATCCTTTCCGTTATAGATATTCCCTATCGCAATAATAAGATTGACCTTGTAGTGTTCTTTTACCGTTTCCTGAACAGTCGTGACGGCATCCTTTAATTTTGTCATATATTTTTCGTCCTGTTCTTTAAAATTCATCAAGCAGAATATTATATTATCAAAATTTACGGTGTAGATCTTACATATATCCTGCAGCAGTTCCTCCAGAATATTCATTATTATAAAATGCAATAACTCAATATCCTCCTGCAGATTCAAATTCAGCACCGTTGACGGCTTTTCCATGTCCGCCGAAAACGCCGCAACGGCAAAACAGTCATGCTCGAATTCAATACCCGCCGTATCTCTGTCGGTCTGCTCGGCCGCATTGCCTGTTAACAATTCCTTCAGGTATCTCTCGCTTAACAGTTTTTTCTGAAACGCTCTCCATTTCTCCAGTTCCTTTTTGTCATCCAGTGACCTCAGAATAGCGTTCTGTATAATCCTGTATTCATTTATCATACCCTTGTCTTCTTCGTTATGACCTTTAAGCGATTTCAGTAACCTCTTAATAGGCTCATAATTCTTTTTAAACAGCAAAAAGGCCACAATACAGCTTACAACCAGAGAAAACGATATTCCGCTCAGAACCAGTTTCCTGTATTCCCCTAACTGTTTCCAATATTCGTCTTTGGGCATGATATACAAATACTTCCATCCCTGCATATTCGAATTAATGCAAGAAACCTGCCGCCTTTTACCGTCTGATGATGTATATTCAGTCAGGGAATTATTCTGAAAACCGTCAAATTTAAGAAGTGGCATCAAATCCAGATTATCTGACGTAAGTATTACCCGATTGTTTTCATCGATAATGGCCACGTTTCCATTGTTAATTATACTTAAATCATCTATCATTTTATAAAAATTTGACAGGTTAATAATCACGACTACGTTTATACCGTCATCGGCATTCTGATTAATGGAGTAAGTGAACATGTAAGCCAGCTGTTTGTTTTGCGGTGTTATATTTACAAAACTGCCCCTGTGCATTTCCTGGTTGATTTTTATCCATTTGGCGGCATCGGTTCCATACCTTTCAGCAAACAGATCAAAGAATTTTTCAGAATCCATCACATGCTTGCTGCTTATAACCGTATCAATCCTTTTAAAGTAGATATAAACCTCTTCTATTTCAGACTTATAATTGCTGCTTTGCATGGATCTGTTAAGAAGGATAATATCATAGCGTTCTTTCGGGGAAATGTCGCCTTTAAAGGTTGCAATTGCCTGCACCCGGTCATTAAACGCAAGACTTGACGCAATTCGTGCAGCGTCTGCCACTACCGAATCCATATACTGCTGTATTTGTTTCAGTGCAAAATAATTGGTCCTGTCAACCTGATCCTTGATTGTGCCGTCCACCAATACGAAAAGTATATTACACAGCAACAACGGAATTAAAAACAGAATAACATATGTAATCAACCAGGAATATTTTACACTTTTTGCTATTAAAGGCTTATTAGAAAACATAAATTAACCTCGATAATACTATAAAAAAATTAACATACTCATGTAACAAAACTATATAAGCCTGCCTGTTTCAAGTTAATCTTATACGAAATGTTACCGTTCTGATTTTTCCAGGGCAAATCTGTTCAAAAGTTTGTAAAAATTATGAACAATATTTTACCTGTTGATCTTTTATACCAAGATTATATAAACTATTAAAATCAGTGTCAAGAATTCCAATCCCCGCTCATAATCTAATGTCTGACCTTACCGTTATAAGACTTAACACAAATTTTACATTCATATGTAAATTCTTTTTACATTTCCCCTTTATTCTTAAGGCAAAACAAAAAGAAAGGGGAAAACTGAAAATGAAAAAATATTTCCCATTAGCGACCGCATTTCTACTTTTTGTAACCATATCGTCGGCCTGTACCGTCACGGAAGAGGAAGTCAGGAACTTTACCGTGAATAGCGGCAATACAACGGTCTTTGATCCATCAAGGGAAATCACCGTCATTTCCCGCGAAACCGGTTCGGGCACAAGAGATTCCTTTACAGAACTTCTGGGCATTGAAGTAAAGGACGAAAGCGGGAATAAAAAGGATCTTACCACACCCGATGCCATAATCTCCAACAGCACGTCAGTCGTAATGACATCGGTGGCGAACAATCGGTATGCAATAGGTTATATTTCCTCAGGCTCTCTGAATGATACGGTTAAAGCGGTTAAAGTGAACGGGATTGAGCCTACGGTTGAAAACATTAAAAACGGTACATACACAATATCACGTCCGTTCAACATCGTAACGGCAGGGAATATATCGGATTTAACAGAAGACTTTATCAGTTTCATTCTTAGCTCAGACGGGCAGAAAGTTATTGAGGAAAACCGTTATATTCCTGTCTCAGGCAGCGAAAAATTTACAAACTCCGGACTTTCCGGAAAGATAACCGTGGCCGGTTCGTCTTCGGTGGCTCCTGTAATGGAAAAGCTTAAAGAAGCATATCAGAGAATCAATCCCGATGCGGACATTGAAATTCAGTTAAGCGATTCCTCCACAGGAATAAACGCGGTAATAAACAGGACATGCGACATTGGCATGGCTTCAAGAGAACTTAAGGCAAGCGAACTGGAAAAGGGCCTTGTATCCACAGTTATAGCAATGGACGGGATCGCGGTTATCGTTAACACCGAAAATCCGGTGGACAACCTTACAACAGACCAGATAAAAGCAATATATACGGGAGAAATAACGCGCTGGAATGAAGTTCTGAATTAGGCAATATGCTTTTTAAGTATTCAGCAATGCGAACACATACAATACCACAGGGGGACGAAATGAAAAAGAATCATGAAAAGGTATATGAAATATTGTTTATGCTGGCAGCCTGCACATCAGTCATATGTGTGGCGCTAATCTGCCTTTTTCTTTTCAGCAGCGGCATACCCGCCATTGTTAAAATCGGGGCGAAAGAATTTTTATCAGGAACCGAATGGAAGCCGGGTGACACTCCCCCTTCCTTCGGCGTTTTGCCTATGATACTCGGAAGTATCATTGTTACTGCCGGAGCAATTATCATCGGGGCGCCTGTGGGGGTTTTCACTGCGGTATTTCTTGCAAAGTTTTGCCCGGGCAGGGTTTTGAAATTGTTAAAACCCGCAATTGACCTTCTGGCGGGCATCCCGTCAGTGGTATACGGTTTTTTCGGTATTGTGGCTTTGGTACCACTGGTAAGGAACATTTTCGGCGGGAACGGATACAGTATGCTGACCGCATCAATACTGCTCGGGATCATGACTCTTCCGACAATAATAAGCGTAAGTACAGAAGCGATAAATGCGGTGCCCGAAAGCTTTTACGAAGGCAGCCTGGCTCTTGGCGCGAGTCATGAAAGAAGCGTTTTTTTCACAGTGCTTCCTGCGGCAAAATCCGGAATTACAGCCTCAATCATTCTCGGCACGGGAAGAGCCATCGGGGAAACGATGGCTGTCATTATGGTTTCCGGTAATCAGGCAAGAATGCCCGCCGGCCTTTTGAAAGGAATCAGAACCTTAACGGCAAATATAGTCATCGAAATGGGATATGCGGCGGAGCTGCACCGTGAGGCCCTTTTTGCCTCAGGTGTCGTGCTGTTCGTTTTCATCCTCCTTATTAATATACTGTTCCTGCTGTTAAAAAGGGGAAATAAACAATGGTAGGCATTCATATAAAAATAAAAAACAAATTACGCCGTTATAAGAGAAATCCGGGGGCTCTGCTCATACGCCTGCTTGTTACCGGTTCGGCCTTTATAACATTATCGGTTCTGATTTTCATAATCGGTTATATTTTATATAACGGTATTCCGCATATAACCGCCGATTTTTTCGCATGGGAATATAATTCTGTTAATGTCTCGGTTACACCGGCGCTGGTAAACACCATAATCATGGTATTTTTTTCACTGATAATCACAGTACCTGTCGGTGTATTTGCAGCGGTCTATCTCGTCGAATACACCAAAAGGGAAAACAAAACGGTGGGAATAATCCGCCTTACTACTGAAACACTGTCAGCCATTCCTTCCATTGTATACGGCCTTTTTGGGTTTCTGTTTTTTGTTACCACCCTTAAATGGGGTATTTCGCTTATATCGGGCGTCTTTACAGTGTCGGTTATGGTGCTTCCGCTGATTGTCCGCACCACAGAAGAAGCCCTGAAGGCAGTGCCCGAATCCTACCGTGAAGGCAGTTTTGCTTTAGGTGCGGGAAAATTCAGGACGGTTTTCAGCATTGTCATTCCGGCTGCTTTTCCGGGTATTCTTTCAGGGATCATTCTCGCCATAGGAAGAATAGTCGGCGAAACCGCCGCCCTAATTTATACCGCAGGCACCGTTGCGGAAATACCCTCAGGGAAGGATTTCCTTTTTGACTCGGCGCGTACCCTGTCGCTGCACATGTATGCCCTGGCAAGCGAAGGCCTTCATATAAACCAGGCTTATGCAACTGCAGCGGTACTTCTGGTTATTGTTCTTCTTATTAACCGCCTATCGGCTTTACTGGCAAAAAAAATCATGAAAGGAAAGAAGACATGATTAAGGTTACAATAGAAAATCTGAATGTCTTTTACGGAAACTTTCAGGCACTGTATGGCATAAACATGCTTATACCCGCCAACAGAATAACGGCACTGATTGGTCCTTCGGGATGCGGCAAATCAACACTTCTTAAAACCCTCAACCGGATGAACGATTTAATTCCCAGCTGCAGCATAACGGGAAGGGTACTGCTTGACAGAGAGGACATCTACTGCGATATTGACGTAAACATGCTCAGGAAACGGGTGGGAATGGTATTTCAGAAACCAAACCCCTTTCCCATGAGCATCTACGACAATATAGCCTATGGTCCAAGGACGCATGGCATAAAGTCAAAAGCCATGCTTGATGAAATTGTTGAAACCTCCCTCAGAAAAGCAGCCGTATGGGATGAAGTCAAGGACAGGCTGAAAAAAAGCGCTCTTGGGCTTTCAGGCGGGCAGCAACAGAGGATTTGCATTGCAAGGGCACTGGCGGTGAACCCCGAGGTTCTTCTGATGGATGAGCCCACATCGGCCCTTGACCCTGTTTCGACAGCTAAAATTGAAGATTTGATCTCCGAACTGAAAACAAATTACACAATTGTTGTAGTAACGCATAATATGCAGCAGGCTTTGCGGGTGTCAGACAGAACGGCCTTTTTTCTCAACGGCAGGCTTATTGAATACGACTATACCGAAAAGCTTTTCTCAATGCCTCAGGATAAACGCACCGAAGACTATATTACCGGGAGGTTCGGGTAATGAGGAGCAAATTCGACGAACAGCTTGAAAACCTTAACAAGGCACTGATACAAATGGGAGCCCTGTGTGAAGAAGCGATAGAAAACTCTGCCGGAGCGCTTATGACCGGAAATTTTGAGCTCGCTGAAAAAGCCATTATGATCGATGAGAAAATTGATCAAAAGGAACGGGAAATCGAAAACCTGTGTTTACGGCTGCTTCTCCAGCAGCAGCCTGTCGCCGGTGATTTAAGGCTGATTTCAGCCGCCCTTAAAATGATAACCGACATGGAAAGAATCGGGGATCAGGCGGCGGATATTTCGGATATTATAATTATTGGAAAAATCCGTGCTGAAAATGGTACACTATATATAGGCGACATGGCAAATGCCACGATAAAAATGGTAACGCAGAGCATTGACGCATTTGTAAACAGGGATTTGAAACTTGCCGTTGCAGTGATAGACTATGACGACGCCGTTGACGAACTGTTTACAAGGGTAAGGAATGAACTGATAAAAAGGATTGAAAACAAAACGGTAAACGGGGAATATGCCATTGATCTTATTATGATAGCAAAGTATTTTGAAAGGATTGGCGATCACGCCACAAACATTGCCGAATGGGTAGAGTTTGCAATAACAGGCAGGCACAGAGGAGAAGGGGATGCATGATTTACTGCGTGGAAGATGATCCGAATATAAGGGAACTGGTCATTTATGCGCTTAAAACAAGCGGATTTGAAGCCAAAGGTTTCCCCGACGCAAAAAACTTTTTTGAGGAACTTAAAAAGAAGCTTCCGTCCTTGATCCTGCTGGATATAATGCTCCCGGGCACCGACGGACTAACGGTTTTAAAAATGCTTAAAGACAACGCCGTTACAAAGGACATTCCTGTTATCATGCTCACTGCAAAAGGGACAGAGTTTGACATAGTGCAAGGTCTTGACCTTGGCGCCGACGACTATATCACGAAACCGTTCGGCGTGCTGGAACTTATCTCGCGGATAAAGTCGGTATTGAGAAGAGTGGAACCAAAGACCGACCAAAGCATATTAAAAGTCGGGGATATAACCATCGATACCGGAAGACACATGGTAACGGCAGGCAATAATGAAATAAAGCTTACATCGAAGGAATTTCAGCTGCTTTACCTTTTAATGTCCAACGCCGGTATTGTGCTGACGCGGGACATGCTTCTGGACAAAATATGGGGATTTGATTTTGACTGCGAAACCCGGACTTTGGACGTACATATCCGTTCCCTGAGAAAAAAACTCGGCGAGCATGGCAGAAAAATTGAAACGGTCCGCGGGATCGGATACAGGATGGGAGTATGAATGAAGAAAAAAATATTCAAAAACATGGTTGTCCTCTCCTTTGCCGCCGTTTTAATAACATCCTTTCTGATTTGCATTGTGCTGTACAACTATAATTTCAGCACTATGAAACGGCAGTTAAGGAATATGGCTTTTTTTCTTGCTTCATCACTGAACAGTGAAGCCGTGCAAATTAGCGATTTTACCGAGCTGACACGCAACGTCAATAACCGTGTAACCGTTATCGCCGGAGACGGGACGGTATTGTTTGACAACATGACCGACATCCGGAGTCTGGAAAAACACTTGGACCGTCCCGAAGTAAAATCGGCGCTGGATACCGGTACGGGCGAAACCGTACGTTTGTCCGGCACGCTGGGCAAACAAACCTATTATTATGCCGTCAGGCTTAACAACGGCTTGGTACTGCGCCTTTCGTTCACCACTGACACTGTATATTCAACGTATTTCAGCATATTGCCATACATAGTGTTAATATCGCTTTTCGTTATTGTGCTGTCAATGATTATGGCCGTAAATCAGTCAAAACAGATTGTTGCCCCGATAAATGCTATCAACCTGGACAAACCCGCCGAAAGCTCCGTATATGATGAACTGTCGCCGTTACTGTTAAGGATCGGCTATTTGCGGAACCATCTGGACAGACAGATAGCCGAAGCGAAGGAACAGCAGAGACAGTTTGAAACCATTATAAACAACATGTCGGAAGGGCTTATCATACTTGACCGGCATGGAAGAGTACTTACAATAAACCCCAGTGCCGTAAAGCTTTTGGGCGGCTTGGCCGGTGATTACAACGGAAAGAACATATTAATTCTTAACCGCAGCAACGATTTCCAGCTTATCATTGAAAAAGCCATGGGAGGTACCCCTTCGGAGAGCATCATAACGAAACACGAAAGGAGCATAAGAATTTGGGCAAACCCCGTAGTAAAGGAAGGAAAAGTCGAAGGAGCAATCATGATTCTTCATGACGTTACCGAAGCACAGATGGCTGAAAATTTCAGGCGTGAATTTTCCGCGAACGTGTCCCACGAGTTAAAGTCACCACTAACCGTTATATCGGGCTTTGCCGAGCTTATTAAAAACAATATGGTAAAAAGCGACGATATCCCTGTTTTTGCCGGGCGCATACACTGTGAAGCCAAAAGGCTCCTTAAACTCATAGAGGATATTATAGAAATATCAAGGCTGGACGAGGGAATAAATGATTTGCCCCTTGAAGAAATCAACCTGCTTGAGATTTGTGCAAACGCAGCAAAAAGCCTCAGTGAACTTGCGGCAAAAAAAGAAGTTTCGGTAACGGTAAAAGGCGACGCGGTCGTAATCAGGGGAGTTTACAGGCTGATTGAAGAGCTGGTGTACAATCTTGTGGAGAATGCCATAAACTACAATAAAAACAGCGGAAGAGTAATTGTTACGGTAGAAAAGACAAACAGCGGAGCGGTGCTTAAAGTTGAAGACACTGGAATAGGCATACCGAAAGAACATCATCAGAGAATATTTGAAAGATTTTACCGCGTTGACAAGAGCCATTCAAAGGAAACAGGGGGTACAGGTCTTGGTCTGTCAATTGTAAAACATGCGGCGAAATATCATAATGCCGTAATCGATCTTCAAAGTGATGTCGGAAAGGGAACAACAGTAGCCGTCACCTTTCCGCAGTAACCCGTACCCCTTCCGCAGGTGTTTATTCAGGCATGGCTTTATTCACATGCACAGTTTCAATATATCAATAATTTCCTTTTTACCGTATTCGATATAGCCGGGCAGAGTGCGCTCACCGTAATTCGTGCACTTTTCCGCCATTTCTTCTATGTTTTCATCGGTAACGTTAATGTTAAGCTCTTTCATCGTCGTCGGCATGCCAATTTCCCTGAAAAACTTTTCAGTCGCTTCAATGCCTGCAATTGCGGTATTTTCCGGATTGGCATAATCCATTTCGCAGTTCCACACCCTAACCGCGTACTGGCAGAATCGCGGGATATTATACTTATACGCATATTTCATCCATGCGGGGAAAACAACCGCCAGGCCGGCCCCGTGGGCAACCTCCTCGAACATTCCGCTGATTTCATGCTCGATCTGATGGGATACCATAAAAAAGTCCCTGCCAAGGCCTGTAAGGCCGTTATGGGAAATGCTGCCCGCCCACATAAGCGTAGCTCTTGCCTTATAATCCCGCGGGTTTTTCAGGGCTTTCCTGCCAGCATTGATTGTTGATTTCAGCACCGCCTCCGCAATACGGTCGGTAACCTCCGCCTCACCTTTCTGGGTCAGATATCTTTCGGCAGTATGCATAATTATATCTACAATACCACACGCAGTCTGATACGGTGAAACTGTATATGTCAATTCAGGATTCAATATTGAAAACAGCGGCCTGTGGAAGTCGGAATTATATCCTCTTTTCAGCTTAAGTTCTTCATTTGTAATAACGGCAGATGCGCTGGTTTCACTTCCCGTTGCCGCGAGAGTCAGTATCGTACCTACCGGCAGTGCGCGTTCGGGTTCCCTTTTCTTCATAAAGAACAACCACGGATCACAGTCATTGGCGGCACCTACGGCTATTGCCTTTCCTGAGTCAATGGCGCTTCCCCCGCCTACTGCCAGGACCAGGTCCACATTTTCCTTTCTGCATATTTCTATTCCCTTCCTGACCAATCCAAGAACGGGATTGGGCCTTGCTCCGCCAAGCTCAACAAAATCAATTCCGGCATCATTTAAAGCTTTTACCACTTCATCATACAGCCCGGTTTTCTTTATACTTCCTTCACCATAGTGAAGCAGTACTTTTTTAAAACCATAGCTCTTGATTATTTCTCCAACTCTTTTGTGCTGATCACGGCCGAAGAACACCCGTGTAGGACAGTAAAACTCAAAATTAAGCATATTTCACCCACCTTTCGTTTTT from Thermoclostridium stercorarium subsp. stercorarium DSM 8532 harbors:
- a CDS encoding carbohydrate ABC transporter permease, which gives rise to MTVNIILTSITAYFVSRKNVMWNRLMMFLIVITMYFNGGLIPNYLNIKQLGLYDTIWALILPGAISSYNMIIMRTAFLSVPDSLEEAARIDGANHFTILFRILFPLIMPTVAVLILYYAVGHWNGWFNAMIYLKSRTKYPLQLILREILINNDSSSMVATATGDTGDKLAISETVRYATIIVATLPILFVYPFLQKYFVKGVMIGAVKG
- a CDS encoding ABC transporter permease produces the protein MLSKSKAKLAGQNKYTFRQRVKRDFVLNKSLYLMIIPVVLYYVLFCYKPLYGVIIAFKNFSPNLGILKSPWIGLKHFRDFVNSVFFLRTVKNTIVINITNLIFGFPVPIIFALLLNEIKNRYFARTVQTVSYLPHFLSTVVVCGMIIDFTRDTGVINDIIALFGGTRKTLLGYPQYFVPVYVISDIWQEFGWGSIIFLAALAGIDQQLYEAAKIDGCNRFQQVIHISVPGIMPTVVTLFILRIGNIMNLGFEKIILLYNPAIYETSDVISSFVYRKGLQEFRYDYSTAVGLFNSVVSFVMLICANRLSRKYNDMSLW
- a CDS encoding helix-turn-helix domain-containing protein, whose product is MFSNKPLIAKSVKYSWLITYVILFLIPLLLCNILFVLVDGTIKDQVDRTNYFALKQIQQYMDSVVADAARIASSLAFNDRVQAIATFKGDISPKERYDIILLNRSMQSSNYKSEIEEVYIYFKRIDTVISSKHVMDSEKFFDLFAERYGTDAAKWIKINQEMHRGSFVNITPQNKQLAYMFTYSINQNADDGINVVVIINLSNFYKMIDDLSIINNGNVAIIDENNRVILTSDNLDLMPLLKFDGFQNNSLTEYTSSDGKRRQVSCINSNMQGWKYLYIMPKDEYWKQLGEYRKLVLSGISFSLVVSCIVAFLLFKKNYEPIKRLLKSLKGHNEEDKGMINEYRIIQNAILRSLDDKKELEKWRAFQKKLLSERYLKELLTGNAAEQTDRDTAGIEFEHDCFAVAAFSADMEKPSTVLNLNLQEDIELLHFIIMNILEELLQDICKIYTVNFDNIIFCLMNFKEQDEKYMTKLKDAVTTVQETVKEHYKVNLIIAIGNIYNGKDFIKQSYKETRQLLEFEEIVGGEDILVYSEAKKFLLNENSHTYFYPPVMKDALVNAVKSGQYERIKNILDELFNYNLNNLTLSKNMAQCFKCDIIGTIINTLNSFINSNSQKYQSEIDTIERLIQSKNLNKVKEQLLIVLKDICEKINNERKGTRRAEDEIINYIRENYMDEELNVSTIADRFDLHPNYLSRLFKQQVGIGLLDYINMVRIEEAKKLLKSEYGNLETIARKVGYTNVKTFTRVFTKTEGITPGKYREKFN
- a CDS encoding substrate-binding domain-containing protein; protein product: MKKYFPLATAFLLFVTISSACTVTEEEVRNFTVNSGNTTVFDPSREITVISRETGSGTRDSFTELLGIEVKDESGNKKDLTTPDAIISNSTSVVMTSVANNRYAIGYISSGSLNDTVKAVKVNGIEPTVENIKNGTYTISRPFNIVTAGNISDLTEDFISFILSSDGQKVIEENRYIPVSGSEKFTNSGLSGKITVAGSSSVAPVMEKLKEAYQRINPDADIEIQLSDSSTGINAVINRTCDIGMASRELKASELEKGLVSTVIAMDGIAVIVNTENPVDNLTTDQIKAIYTGEITRWNEVLN
- the pstC gene encoding phosphate ABC transporter permease subunit PstC; protein product: MKKNHEKVYEILFMLAACTSVICVALICLFLFSSGIPAIVKIGAKEFLSGTEWKPGDTPPSFGVLPMILGSIIVTAGAIIIGAPVGVFTAVFLAKFCPGRVLKLLKPAIDLLAGIPSVVYGFFGIVALVPLVRNIFGGNGYSMLTASILLGIMTLPTIISVSTEAINAVPESFYEGSLALGASHERSVFFTVLPAAKSGITASIILGTGRAIGETMAVIMVSGNQARMPAGLLKGIRTLTANIVIEMGYAAELHREALFASGVVLFVFILLINILFLLLKRGNKQW
- the pstA gene encoding phosphate ABC transporter permease PstA, which encodes MVGIHIKIKNKLRRYKRNPGALLIRLLVTGSAFITLSVLIFIIGYILYNGIPHITADFFAWEYNSVNVSVTPALVNTIIMVFFSLIITVPVGVFAAVYLVEYTKRENKTVGIIRLTTETLSAIPSIVYGLFGFLFFVTTLKWGISLISGVFTVSVMVLPLIVRTTEEALKAVPESYREGSFALGAGKFRTVFSIVIPAAFPGILSGIILAIGRIVGETAALIYTAGTVAEIPSGKDFLFDSARTLSLHMYALASEGLHINQAYATAAVLLVIVLLINRLSALLAKKIMKGKKT
- the pstB gene encoding phosphate ABC transporter ATP-binding protein PstB; translated protein: MIKVTIENLNVFYGNFQALYGINMLIPANRITALIGPSGCGKSTLLKTLNRMNDLIPSCSITGRVLLDREDIYCDIDVNMLRKRVGMVFQKPNPFPMSIYDNIAYGPRTHGIKSKAMLDEIVETSLRKAAVWDEVKDRLKKSALGLSGGQQQRICIARALAVNPEVLLMDEPTSALDPVSTAKIEDLISELKTNYTIVVVTHNMQQALRVSDRTAFFLNGRLIEYDYTEKLFSMPQDKRTEDYITGRFG